One window of the Streptomyces sp. NBC_00259 genome contains the following:
- a CDS encoding anti-sigma factor family protein, whose translation MNCVDFVELVTEFLEGALPEADERRFIEHLAECSGCESYLDQFRQTIATTGELTPDNISPDARQQLLSAFRGWHRQ comes from the coding sequence GTGAACTGCGTTGACTTCGTCGAGTTGGTGACCGAGTTCCTCGAGGGCGCCTTGCCCGAAGCGGACGAGCGGCGCTTCATCGAGCACCTCGCGGAGTGCTCCGGGTGCGAGAGCTACCTCGATCAGTTCCGTCAGACGATCGCCACGACGGGCGAACTGACCCCGGACAACATCTCACCGGACGCCCGGCAGCAGCTGCTCTCCGCTTTCCGGGGCTGGCACCGGCAGTGA
- a CDS encoding DM13 domain-containing protein: MSRTKSPVLWISTVVVVLAAAIGLYLFQPWRLLTTERVDEAAPVATDGQGAAQAKQVANGSFISHEHETSGSVEIQRLADGTATLRLTNLRTSDGPALHVWLSDQPVKQDGGGNLDDGKYVDLGDLKGNEGNQNYAIPQGTDLNTFSTVTIWCERFSVSFGAAELKQLT, encoded by the coding sequence ATGTCCCGGACCAAAAGCCCTGTCCTCTGGATCAGCACCGTCGTGGTCGTCCTCGCGGCGGCCATCGGGCTCTATCTCTTCCAGCCCTGGCGGCTGCTCACCACGGAACGCGTCGATGAGGCGGCTCCGGTGGCCACCGACGGGCAGGGGGCCGCGCAGGCCAAGCAGGTGGCGAACGGCAGCTTCATCTCCCACGAGCACGAGACCAGCGGCTCGGTGGAGATCCAGCGGCTCGCGGACGGGACGGCGACGCTGCGCCTGACGAACCTGCGTACCTCCGACGGCCCGGCCCTGCACGTGTGGCTCAGCGACCAGCCGGTCAAGCAGGACGGAGGCGGCAACCTCGACGACGGCAAGTACGTCGACCTCGGCGACCTCAAGGGCAACGAGGGCAACCAGAACTACGCGATCCCTCAGGGCACCGACCTGAACACGTTCTCCACGGTGACGATCTGGTGCGAACGCTTCAGCGTGTCGTTCGGCGCTGCCGAGCTGAAGCAGCTCACCTGA
- a CDS encoding CGNR zinc finger domain-containing protein, translated as MEHAYPAGSPALDFAGTLRLRREASPREMLHSPESLSSWFRGCGITDSDLPCESADVREAVALREAIYQVIVARIAGESYDQEALGLVNAAARHPAPVPQLTAAGRSVEATVQQALSHVARDAVAVLSGPEVPLLKECANPECTQFYIDHSRGARREWCKMDPCGNKIKAAAYRARRRASAKTTASSSSRS; from the coding sequence ATGGAACATGCGTATCCCGCCGGAAGCCCGGCGCTCGACTTCGCGGGAACACTGCGCCTGCGACGCGAAGCCAGCCCCCGGGAGATGCTCCACTCGCCCGAGAGCCTCAGCTCGTGGTTCCGTGGATGCGGAATCACGGACAGTGACCTTCCGTGTGAGAGCGCCGATGTCCGCGAGGCGGTGGCGTTGAGGGAGGCGATCTATCAGGTGATCGTCGCGAGGATCGCCGGCGAAAGCTATGACCAGGAGGCGCTGGGCCTGGTGAATGCCGCGGCACGCCACCCGGCTCCCGTGCCGCAGCTGACCGCCGCCGGACGCAGCGTTGAAGCCACTGTTCAGCAGGCACTTTCCCATGTCGCGCGGGATGCCGTCGCAGTCCTCAGCGGGCCGGAGGTTCCGCTGCTCAAGGAATGCGCGAATCCCGAATGCACCCAGTTCTACATCGATCACTCCCGGGGGGCGCGCCGGGAGTGGTGCAAGATGGATCCGTGCGGCAACAAGATCAAGGCCGCGGCGTACCGGGCGCGCAGGCGCGCGAGTGCGAAGACGACGGCCTCCTCGAGCTCGCGGTCGTAA
- a CDS encoding bifunctional alpha/beta hydrolase/OsmC family protein, translated as MNTREVSFPGSCGEPLSGRLELPTGPVVATALFAHCFTCGKDSVAATRISRELAARGVAVLRFDFTGLGRSGGDFADTTFTSNVDDLVRAAGHLRDTIGAPSILIGHSLGGAAVLAAANSIVEAKAVVTIGAPADTAHVEHLLGSSRAEIEASGVAEVVLAGRSFRIGKQFLTDIGRQNQRERIAGLRRALLVMHAPQDDLVGVENARLIHDAARHPKSFVSLDGADHLLTDRTDAAYVAEVLAAWVGRYLDGPRDAGGEPGVVTVAETGKGEFQQTVTSGRHRLIADEPRSFGGADTGPGPFDLLLAGLGACTSMTVRMYADSQQLPLEQVAVSLRMKDKDTILKELVLSGELTTEQREKLHEIADRCPVHRTLTGDLTIETTIP; from the coding sequence ATGAACACCAGAGAGGTTTCCTTCCCGGGCTCCTGCGGGGAGCCGCTGTCCGGCCGCCTGGAGTTGCCCACCGGCCCCGTGGTGGCGACGGCCCTGTTCGCCCACTGCTTCACCTGCGGCAAGGACTCGGTCGCCGCCACCAGGATCTCGCGTGAGCTGGCGGCACGCGGCGTAGCCGTCCTGCGCTTCGACTTCACCGGTCTCGGCCGGTCGGGGGGCGACTTCGCCGACACCACCTTCACCTCCAACGTCGACGACCTGGTGCGCGCCGCCGGCCATCTGCGCGACACGATCGGAGCGCCGAGCATCCTCATCGGCCATTCCCTTGGTGGCGCCGCCGTCCTGGCGGCGGCGAACTCGATCGTCGAGGCCAAGGCCGTCGTCACCATCGGCGCACCGGCCGACACCGCTCACGTCGAGCATCTGCTCGGCTCCTCGCGGGCCGAGATCGAGGCGAGCGGGGTGGCCGAGGTGGTGCTGGCCGGCCGGTCCTTCCGGATCGGCAAGCAGTTCCTCACCGACATCGGGCGGCAGAACCAGCGGGAGCGCATCGCCGGACTGCGCCGTGCCCTGCTGGTCATGCACGCGCCGCAGGATGATCTGGTGGGCGTGGAGAACGCCAGGCTCATCCACGACGCGGCACGCCACCCCAAGTCCTTCGTCTCGCTGGACGGCGCCGACCACCTGCTCACCGATCGCACGGACGCCGCCTACGTGGCGGAGGTCCTCGCGGCGTGGGTCGGCCGCTACCTCGACGGTCCGCGGGACGCGGGCGGCGAGCCGGGAGTGGTCACGGTTGCGGAGACCGGCAAGGGGGAGTTCCAGCAGACGGTCACCTCGGGTCGGCACCGCCTGATCGCCGACGAACCCCGCTCCTTCGGCGGCGCCGACACCGGCCCGGGCCCCTTCGACCTGCTGCTGGCCGGCCTCGGCGCCTGCACGTCGATGACGGTCCGTATGTACGCCGACTCCCAGCAGCTCCCGCTCGAACAGGTCGCGGTGTCGCTGCGGATGAAGGACAAGGACACGATCCTCAAGGAACTCGTGCTCAGCGGCGAACTCACCACGGAGCAGCGGGAGAAGCTGCACGAGATCGCCGACAGATGCCCGGTCCACCGGACGTTGACCGGTGACCTCACGATCGAGACGACGATCCCATGA
- a CDS encoding IPT/TIG domain-containing protein gives MGFYYVQPPVVLTVSPASGAAAGGDTVTITGRNLATATSVDFGATPVVPTVVSDTEITVATPATAAGEVSLVVHTQGGVFDDLAFTFVDPPTVTVFTPITGTTLGGTLVDITGTDLATTTDVTFGGVSATSFAALSDDRVTAVTPPHALGAVPVTVTTTGGSDSAPLTYLYVL, from the coding sequence TTGGGGTTCTACTACGTCCAGCCGCCCGTCGTCCTGACCGTCTCGCCGGCGTCGGGAGCCGCGGCGGGCGGGGACACCGTCACCATCACCGGGCGCAACCTGGCCACCGCCACGTCCGTGGACTTCGGCGCCACGCCGGTCGTGCCGACGGTCGTGAGCGACACCGAGATCACCGTGGCCACCCCGGCCACCGCGGCGGGCGAGGTGTCCCTGGTCGTCCACACCCAGGGCGGGGTCTTCGACGATCTGGCCTTCACCTTCGTGGACCCGCCGACCGTCACCGTCTTCACCCCGATCACCGGCACGACGCTGGGCGGCACCCTCGTCGACATCACGGGCACCGACCTCGCGACGACCACCGACGTGACCTTCGGCGGCGTCTCGGCCACGTCATTCGCCGCTCTGTCAGACGACCGGGTCACGGCGGTCACGCCACCCCACGCACTGGGCGCGGTTCCGGTCACGGTCACCACGACCGGCGGCTCGGACAGCGCACCGCTCACCTATCTCTACGTCCTCTGA
- a CDS encoding MFS transporter small subunit encodes MSNDSAQSPPDRRGLIAFAWLWVGVPLAYGLYELVRKATQLFTG; translated from the coding sequence ATGTCGAACGACAGCGCTCAGAGTCCGCCTGACCGGCGCGGGCTGATCGCCTTCGCCTGGTTGTGGGTGGGCGTTCCGCTGGCGTACGGGCTGTACGAACTCGTACGGAAGGCGACGCAGCTGTTCACGGGATGA
- a CDS encoding NAD(P)/FAD-dependent oxidoreductase produces the protein MTLLRRILFGIIAGLPGGAIVAVVTNPPWMPWAAHTVVLGAVLGLLIGDHRQSNGSAFSVGLLIGLLDWVTWTLSLAPALEGRTPSWTIETAVSRFPELVGAALFGAIAGLTYHALSAWLPPRPAPQRAKPHVVIVGGGFGGVGAVRELDRRVGRGLDAHVTLISDSNSLLFTPLLVGVASSTVEARHVSAPVRVGLNHASFLHGRVVSIDTQTRHAYVSAGKEGMVRVPYDELVLAVGAVPHFFDLPGVGEHAYPMKSLDDATRLRNQVLSALERADLEPDPAEQRRLLTFVVAGGGFAGTELVAELFDLVHDVLHFYPRLHGLRPRFVIVHAGERLLPELSPKLGSYAQRKLAHRGIELRLGRRVAKATAEDITLDSGETITTRTLAWTAGNRPNPLVQQVMQGPLAVDPTMQVPGMPGLWALGDCARIPDPAGGVYPPTAQHAIREGKAAARNIAAVLGGRRPVPFRFGGLGVLVSLGHRTAAGEIGGRQVSGFLAWVLWRSVYLSKLPSVEKRLRVLADWTLDLVFPRDIALSTKDDRHA, from the coding sequence ATGACTCTGCTCAGAAGAATCTTGTTCGGCATCATCGCCGGACTACCCGGTGGCGCGATCGTGGCCGTCGTGACGAACCCGCCTTGGATGCCATGGGCGGCACACACGGTGGTACTGGGAGCCGTGCTCGGCCTCCTCATCGGCGACCACAGGCAGAGCAACGGCTCGGCCTTCTCCGTCGGCCTGCTCATCGGCCTGCTCGACTGGGTGACCTGGACACTCAGCCTTGCTCCCGCGCTGGAGGGAAGGACGCCGTCATGGACGATCGAGACGGCCGTGTCGCGCTTCCCCGAGCTCGTCGGTGCCGCCCTGTTCGGCGCGATCGCCGGGCTCACCTACCACGCCCTGTCGGCCTGGCTCCCGCCTCGGCCGGCGCCCCAGCGCGCCAAACCTCACGTGGTGATCGTCGGCGGCGGTTTCGGCGGGGTGGGTGCGGTGCGCGAACTGGACCGACGCGTCGGCCGCGGGCTCGATGCCCACGTGACGCTGATCAGCGACTCGAACTCCCTGCTGTTCACGCCCCTGCTGGTCGGCGTCGCCTCGAGCACGGTGGAGGCCAGGCACGTGAGCGCACCGGTGCGGGTCGGGCTCAACCACGCCTCCTTCCTGCACGGCCGGGTGGTCTCGATCGACACGCAGACACGTCACGCGTACGTCTCCGCCGGCAAGGAGGGCATGGTCCGTGTGCCGTACGACGAGCTGGTCCTGGCGGTCGGCGCGGTGCCGCACTTCTTCGACCTGCCGGGAGTGGGCGAGCACGCCTACCCGATGAAGTCCCTCGATGACGCCACCAGGCTGCGCAATCAGGTGCTGAGCGCGCTGGAGCGGGCCGACCTCGAGCCGGACCCGGCCGAGCAGAGGCGGCTGTTGACGTTCGTGGTGGCGGGCGGCGGCTTCGCCGGTACGGAACTGGTGGCCGAGCTGTTCGACCTGGTGCACGACGTGCTCCACTTCTATCCGCGGCTGCACGGACTTCGGCCCAGGTTCGTGATCGTGCACGCGGGGGAGCGGCTGCTGCCGGAGCTGTCGCCGAAGCTCGGCTCCTACGCACAGCGCAAGCTCGCCCATCGCGGCATCGAGCTGCGCCTCGGCCGGCGCGTGGCCAAGGCCACCGCCGAGGACATCACGCTCGACTCCGGCGAGACCATCACCACCCGCACCCTCGCCTGGACGGCGGGCAACCGGCCGAACCCGCTGGTGCAGCAGGTCATGCAGGGGCCGCTGGCCGTGGATCCCACGATGCAGGTCCCGGGTATGCCCGGCCTGTGGGCGCTGGGCGACTGCGCGAGGATTCCCGACCCGGCGGGCGGTGTCTACCCTCCGACCGCGCAGCACGCGATCCGCGAAGGCAAGGCGGCGGCGCGGAACATCGCCGCGGTCCTCGGTGGACGTCGTCCCGTCCCGTTCCGCTTCGGCGGGCTCGGCGTGCTGGTCTCGCTCGGGCACCGCACGGCGGCCGGAGAGATCGGCGGGCGGCAGGTCTCCGGCTTCCTCGCCTGGGTCCTGTGGCGCTCGGTCTACCTGAGCAAACTGCCCAGCGTGGAGAAACGGCTGCGCGTGCTCGCCGACTGGACCCTCGACCTGGTCTTCCCCAGGGACATCGCCCTCTCGACCAAGGATGACCGTCATGCGTAA
- a CDS encoding carboxymuconolactone decarboxylase family protein, with amino-acid sequence MTDTTDTQRVNIGKQDPTSYKALIALSAAVEKSTTEAGLDPLLLELLKIRISQINGCSFCLRMHTRDALKKGENPDRLAVLPSWGETGYFSDTERAALRLAESITLVADGHVSDADYAAAAAVLPEEQVSAVAWLSTVMNAFNRVAITSRYTVAGG; translated from the coding sequence ATGACCGACACGACCGACACGCAGCGCGTCAACATCGGCAAGCAGGACCCGACCAGCTACAAGGCCCTCATCGCCCTGTCGGCAGCGGTCGAGAAGAGCACCACCGAGGCGGGCCTCGACCCGCTCCTGCTGGAACTGCTGAAGATCCGCATCTCACAGATCAACGGCTGCAGCTTCTGCCTGCGCATGCACACCCGCGACGCCCTGAAGAAGGGCGAGAACCCCGACCGGCTCGCCGTACTGCCCAGCTGGGGGGAGACCGGCTACTTCTCCGACACCGAGCGTGCGGCCCTGCGCCTGGCGGAGTCGATCACGCTCGTGGCCGACGGGCACGTCAGTGACGCGGACTACGCCGCAGCCGCTGCCGTGCTCCCCGAGGAGCAGGTCTCGGCGGTCGCCTGGCTGAGCACCGTGATGAACGCCTTCAACCGGGTCGCGATCACCAGCCGGTACACCGTCGCCGGCGGCTGA
- a CDS encoding flavodoxin family protein gives MSHDDLSALFLNCTLKRSPERSHTQGLIDLSSRIMEKQGVQVEHLRAIDHDIATGVWPDMTEHGWERDAWPSIYQRVMAADILVIAGPIWLGDNSSVAKLVIERLYACSGLLNDAGQYAYYGRVGGCLITGNEDGAKHCAMNVLYSLQHLGYTIPPQADAGWIGEAGPGPSYLDPDSGGPANDFTNRNTTFMTWNLLHLARLLKNAGGVPAHGNQRSQWDAGCRFDFENPEYR, from the coding sequence ATGAGCCATGACGACCTGAGTGCGCTGTTCCTCAACTGCACGCTGAAGAGGAGCCCGGAGCGCAGCCACACGCAGGGCCTGATCGACCTCAGCTCGCGGATCATGGAGAAGCAGGGCGTTCAGGTCGAGCATCTGCGGGCGATCGACCATGACATCGCCACCGGGGTGTGGCCGGACATGACGGAGCACGGCTGGGAGCGCGACGCGTGGCCGTCGATCTACCAGCGGGTGATGGCCGCCGACATCCTCGTCATCGCCGGGCCGATCTGGCTGGGTGACAACAGCTCGGTCGCCAAGCTGGTCATCGAGCGGCTCTACGCCTGCTCGGGCCTGCTCAACGATGCCGGTCAGTACGCCTATTACGGGCGCGTGGGCGGCTGCCTGATCACCGGCAACGAAGACGGCGCCAAGCACTGCGCCATGAACGTCCTGTACAGCCTGCAGCACCTGGGCTACACCATCCCGCCGCAGGCGGACGCGGGCTGGATCGGCGAAGCCGGGCCAGGCCCCTCCTATCTCGATCCCGACTCCGGCGGTCCCGCCAACGACTTCACCAACAGGAACACCACGTTCATGACGTGGAACCTGTTGCATCTGGCCCGGCTGCTCAAGAACGCCGGTGGCGTTCCGGCGCACGGGAACCAGCGGTCGCAGTGGGACGCAGGATGCCGTTTCGACTTCGAGAATCCGGAATATCGCTAA
- a CDS encoding OFA family MFS transporter, giving the protein MSPPVAPPGWSRWLVPPAALSVHLSIGQAYAWSVFKPSLESALGLSGTQSALPFQVAIVMLGLSAAFGGTLVERNGPRWAMTVALVCFSSGFLISALGAATEQYWLIVLGYGFVGGIGLGIGYISPVSTLIKWFPDRPGMATGIAIMGFGGGALIASPLSAQMLESFGSDSSGIALAFLVHGLSYAAFMSLGVLLVRVPRSEKPVESGPSAVDGVQVSARDAVRTPQFWCLWIVLCMNVTAGIGILEKAAPMITDFFADTSTPVSVSAAAGFVALLSAANMAGRIGWSSTSDLIGRRNMYRVYLGAGAVMYALIALFGDSSKPLFILCALVILSFYGGGFATIPAYLKDLFGTYQVGAIHGRLLTAWSTAGVLGPLIVNWIADRQEEAGKHGSSLYGLSFVIMIGLLVVGFVANELVRPVHPSRHIPAPREETADVERQRSESA; this is encoded by the coding sequence ATGAGTCCACCTGTTGCACCCCCGGGATGGAGTCGCTGGCTCGTCCCGCCCGCCGCGCTCTCGGTCCACCTCTCCATCGGCCAGGCCTACGCCTGGAGCGTGTTCAAGCCTTCGCTCGAATCGGCCCTCGGGCTCAGTGGCACGCAAAGCGCGCTGCCCTTCCAGGTCGCCATCGTGATGCTCGGGCTGTCGGCCGCGTTCGGCGGCACCCTCGTGGAGCGCAACGGGCCACGCTGGGCGATGACCGTCGCGCTCGTCTGCTTCTCGTCCGGCTTTCTGATCTCCGCGCTGGGCGCCGCCACGGAGCAGTACTGGCTGATCGTCCTCGGATACGGGTTCGTCGGCGGCATCGGCCTCGGCATCGGCTACATCTCGCCGGTCTCCACGCTCATCAAGTGGTTCCCCGATCGGCCCGGCATGGCCACCGGCATCGCCATCATGGGCTTCGGCGGCGGTGCGTTGATCGCCTCGCCCCTGTCGGCGCAGATGCTGGAGTCGTTCGGGTCCGACAGCTCCGGGATCGCGCTCGCGTTCCTCGTCCACGGGTTGTCCTACGCCGCGTTCATGTCGCTCGGCGTGCTGCTGGTGAGGGTGCCGCGCAGCGAGAAACCCGTGGAGAGCGGGCCGAGCGCCGTCGACGGAGTGCAGGTCTCGGCCCGCGACGCCGTGCGCACGCCGCAGTTCTGGTGTCTGTGGATCGTGCTCTGCATGAACGTGACCGCCGGGATCGGCATCCTGGAGAAGGCCGCCCCGATGATCACGGACTTCTTCGCGGACACGTCCACACCGGTGTCGGTGTCGGCGGCCGCCGGCTTCGTGGCACTGCTGTCCGCGGCCAACATGGCGGGCCGCATCGGCTGGTCGTCGACCTCCGACCTGATCGGCCGCAGGAACATGTACCGCGTGTACCTGGGTGCCGGCGCCGTGATGTACGCGCTCATCGCGCTGTTCGGGGACTCGTCGAAGCCGCTGTTCATCCTGTGCGCACTGGTGATCCTCTCCTTCTACGGAGGCGGCTTCGCGACGATCCCCGCGTATCTGAAGGACCTCTTCGGGACCTACCAGGTCGGCGCGATCCACGGCCGGCTGCTCACCGCGTGGTCCACGGCCGGCGTCCTCGGGCCGCTGATCGTGAACTGGATCGCCGACCGGCAGGAGGAGGCCGGCAAGCACGGCTCGTCCCTGTACGGCCTGTCGTTCGTCATCATGATCGGGCTGCTCGTCGTCGGCTTCGTCGCCAACGAACTCGTCCGTCCCGTACACCCGAGCCGCCACATCCCCGCACCGAGGGAGGAAACCGCCGATGTCGAACGACAGCGCTCAGAGTCCGCCTGA
- a CDS encoding class I SAM-dependent methyltransferase translates to MDRDERLLHASSFGAAAVAYDEHRPDYAQAAVRWALESAPGPRVLDLGAGTGKLTATLVALGADVIAVEPDPAMLTELRRSLPAVRALPGSAEVIPLPDASVDAVLAGNAMHWFDMAVAGPEIARVLAHGGVLAGLWNVMDDRVEWVAGLARISGSAAIGPRDTPTSWRAETADAHLPKTGEAARFGSPEQVEFPHGQVRTAASLVATFPPKGATWLAGLVDSPGAGTWYVGGALLTGVACLTALGARGRRRSRAST, encoded by the coding sequence GTGGACAGGGACGAACGGCTGCTGCACGCCTCGTCGTTCGGCGCAGCGGCGGTCGCCTACGACGAGCACCGTCCGGACTACGCGCAGGCGGCGGTGCGCTGGGCGCTCGAGTCTGCGCCCGGTCCGCGTGTGCTCGACCTCGGCGCCGGAACCGGGAAGCTGACCGCCACGCTGGTCGCGCTGGGTGCCGACGTCATCGCGGTCGAGCCCGACCCGGCGATGCTGACCGAGCTGCGCCGCTCGCTGCCGGCCGTCCGTGCCCTGCCGGGCAGCGCCGAGGTGATCCCGCTGCCGGACGCCTCCGTCGACGCCGTGCTGGCCGGCAACGCCATGCACTGGTTCGACATGGCCGTCGCGGGACCCGAGATCGCCAGGGTCCTCGCACACGGTGGCGTCCTGGCCGGCCTGTGGAACGTCATGGACGACCGCGTCGAGTGGGTGGCCGGGCTCGCACGGATCAGCGGGAGCGCGGCCATCGGCCCGCGTGACACGCCCACCAGTTGGCGCGCCGAGACGGCCGACGCACACCTTCCGAAGACCGGCGAGGCCGCCCGGTTCGGCTCGCCGGAGCAGGTCGAGTTCCCGCACGGGCAGGTGCGCACCGCCGCCTCCCTCGTCGCGACCTTCCCGCCCAAGGGGGCCACCTGGCTTGCCGGGCTTGTCGATTCCCCCGGCGCGGGCACCTGGTACGTGGGCGGCGCCCTCCTGACCGGAGTCGCCTGCCTGACGGCCCTCGGTGCACGAGGGCGCAGGAGGTCCCGCGCGTCGACGTAG
- a CDS encoding peptide MFS transporter, giving the protein MISTSEASPPGRTFFGHPWGLSTLFMTEMWERFSYYGMRALLAVYLAAPVSEGGLGFPTSTAIAIFSVYLSMVYLLTLPGGWVSDRFLGPRKSVTVACVIIMIGHFLLAVPTEGFFFAGLFFVAVGSGLVKANISTMVGHLYQGALEWRRDSAFTIFYMGINLGAFFAPLVIGTIGQKVGYHLGFAVAGVGMALGLVQYLLGRRSLSPHSDLVPAPLDAAQRAALVKKGLLWLLVPVVFYAVVVLSGHYTLNWVVVPLTIIGLVFPAWTLFRIRRDPELTVPERQRMTAYVWLFVAAAIFWMIYDQGGSTLNIFAAKNTDTTFAGIDFPSSWFQSLNPLFIMALGPVFAWLWQWLAARHKEPSTPAKFAVGLILVGLSFVVFLPALAAAANGNLVSPLWLCAIYLVQTVGELCLSPVGLSVTTKLAPEKYGSQMMGVWFLAVTAGDCVTSLASLAGANLDGRPFVVAEVTVAVVVGLVILLFRKQISSRFVGHH; this is encoded by the coding sequence TTGATCAGCACGTCCGAAGCGTCTCCGCCCGGTCGTACGTTCTTCGGTCATCCTTGGGGTCTTTCCACCCTCTTCATGACCGAGATGTGGGAGCGGTTCAGCTATTACGGCATGCGTGCCCTGCTCGCCGTCTATCTCGCCGCACCGGTGAGCGAGGGGGGCCTCGGATTTCCGACCAGCACGGCCATCGCCATCTTCAGTGTGTACCTCTCGATGGTCTATCTGCTGACGCTCCCGGGCGGCTGGGTCTCGGACCGCTTCCTCGGGCCGCGGAAATCGGTGACGGTCGCCTGCGTCATCATCATGATCGGGCACTTCCTTCTCGCGGTGCCCACCGAAGGGTTCTTCTTCGCCGGTCTGTTCTTCGTGGCCGTCGGCTCCGGCCTGGTGAAGGCGAACATCTCGACGATGGTGGGCCATCTCTACCAGGGCGCGCTGGAATGGCGCCGGGACAGTGCGTTCACCATCTTCTACATGGGCATCAATCTCGGTGCCTTCTTCGCCCCGCTGGTGATCGGGACCATCGGGCAGAAGGTGGGATACCACCTGGGGTTCGCGGTGGCCGGCGTGGGGATGGCGCTCGGCCTGGTCCAGTACCTCCTCGGGCGCCGCTCCCTGAGCCCGCACAGCGATCTCGTCCCCGCACCGCTGGACGCCGCACAACGAGCCGCGTTGGTGAAGAAAGGCCTTCTGTGGCTGCTGGTGCCCGTCGTCTTCTACGCCGTCGTCGTGCTCTCCGGGCACTACACCCTCAACTGGGTGGTGGTTCCCCTGACCATCATCGGCCTGGTGTTCCCGGCGTGGACGCTGTTCAGGATCAGGCGGGATCCCGAGCTCACCGTTCCGGAGCGGCAGCGGATGACGGCCTACGTATGGCTGTTCGTCGCCGCAGCGATCTTCTGGATGATCTACGACCAGGGCGGCTCGACCCTCAACATCTTCGCCGCCAAGAACACCGACACCACGTTCGCCGGGATCGACTTCCCCTCGAGTTGGTTCCAGTCGCTGAACCCGTTGTTCATCATGGCCCTCGGCCCGGTGTTCGCATGGCTCTGGCAGTGGCTCGCCGCCCGGCACAAAGAACCGTCCACGCCCGCCAAGTTCGCCGTCGGTCTCATTCTGGTCGGCCTGTCCTTCGTCGTCTTCCTGCCGGCGCTGGCGGCGGCCGCGAACGGCAACCTGGTCTCCCCGCTGTGGCTGTGCGCCATCTACCTCGTGCAGACGGTCGGCGAGTTGTGCCTGTCGCCGGTGGGCCTGTCCGTCACCACCAAGCTCGCGCCGGAGAAGTACGGCAGCCAGATGATGGGCGTGTGGTTCCTGGCCGTGACGGCGGGCGACTGCGTGACCTCGCTCGCCTCCCTCGCCGGAGCCAACCTCGACGGACGCCCGTTCGTCGTCGCGGAGGTGACGGTCGCGGTGGTGGTCGGCCTGGTCATCCTGCTCTTCCGCAAACAGATCAGCAGCCGCTTCGTCGGCCACCACTGA
- a CDS encoding RNA polymerase sigma factor codes for MAGARELPPDEVLVQRLRDGDEQTFTQVLDTWSSGMLRLAMSFVSTKASAEEAVQDTWLAVIKGISDFEGRSSLKTWVYRILVNTAKARGTKESRTVPFASLLPEEEGPTVDTSRFRASGEQYAGHWAVGQEPRPWHVPEDYVLRGEVREVIAEALDELPPRLRTVVTLRDVAGYGSEEVCSLLEISPGNQRVLLHRARAFLRRKLEEYVSGAHDVAGGRGRP; via the coding sequence ATGGCGGGCGCACGCGAATTGCCGCCGGACGAGGTCCTGGTTCAGCGGCTGCGTGACGGTGACGAGCAGACGTTCACCCAGGTGCTGGACACCTGGTCGAGTGGCATGCTCCGGCTCGCCATGTCGTTCGTGTCGACCAAGGCGTCCGCGGAGGAGGCCGTCCAGGACACATGGCTGGCGGTCATCAAGGGGATCTCCGACTTCGAGGGCCGTTCATCCCTGAAGACATGGGTGTACCGGATCCTGGTCAACACGGCCAAGGCGCGCGGCACCAAGGAGAGCAGGACGGTTCCCTTCGCCAGCCTGCTGCCGGAGGAGGAGGGGCCGACGGTGGACACCTCCCGGTTCCGCGCCTCCGGCGAGCAGTACGCCGGACACTGGGCCGTCGGGCAGGAGCCGCGTCCCTGGCACGTTCCCGAGGACTACGTGCTGCGCGGCGAGGTCCGCGAAGTGATCGCCGAGGCGCTCGACGAACTGCCGCCCCGCCTCCGCACGGTGGTCACACTTCGCGATGTCGCGGGATACGGCTCGGAGGAAGTATGTTCCCTGCTGGAGATCTCACCGGGAAACCAACGTGTCCTCCTCCACCGGGCCAGGGCCTTCTTGCGCCGTAAGCTGGAGGAGTACGTGTCCGGTGCCCATGACGTCGCCGGCGGGAGGGGACGACCGTGA